TGGCGTGTCTAAGGAAACTACAACACTCCCTCTGCGCAACCTTACGTGGATGGCTCTTTATTAGACTTTTTTTCGGGAAGACTATGGCTGATTGTTGTAGCAATAAGGCTTGCGAGATTGATGCGCTTCGCTATCGTCAAAGTTCAACACTTAAAATCGTATTGGCGATTAACGCCTGCATGTTTGTAATCGAGTTGAGTGCTGGATTAATGGCTAGCTCAGTCGCATTGGTAGCAGATTCGTTGGATATGCTAGGCGATGCCTTCGTATATGCCTTTAGTCTCTACGTGGTCGCACGTGGTGCAAGAATGAAGGCGGTTGCTGCTTTGTTCAAAGGTGGCATCATGACGGTGTTTGGTCTTTTTGTCTTTGCTCAGGCAATCTATAAAATAATTGTTTCGCAGGTACCGGTGTTCGAGACAATCGGGATCGTTGGCCTATTGGCGCTGGTGATGAATAGTCTATGTTTGACGTTGCTCTGGCGGCATCGGAGCGATGATATCAATATGAATTCGGTTTGGTTGTGTTCCCGCAATGATATCATTGCGAATGTCTCAGTATTGTTTGCGGGGTTAGGCGTGTGGCTGATGGGATCGGCTTGGCCCGATATCTTGGTAGGATTCGCGTTGGCGGTTCTTTTTATCAAGTCAGCATGGTTTGTATTACACCGGGCATTTGTAGAGCTGCGTACCATTGATGGACACAATCCACAGCAGCAACCATCGGTGCAAAAGATTAAAATTCCTTTATTTCGCATACCAAGGACAGGGCCACCAGCGTAAAATTGTGCACCAACAGTCTTGAAGTAGTTGAATGGATGTGGGTTGGAGGATAAGAAGAATTTCACCCCAAAGGGGTCGTATCAGAGGGAGAACCTCATGCCCCAATCCTTATCGACAGTTTATATCCATCTCGTATTTTCGACAAAGAACTGAGATCTGTTTCTGCACAACACCGATTTGCGCTCTGAAATGCACGTCTACCTTAGCGGGGTTTCAAGAAATCCTGAATGCCCACCGACCATCATTGGCGGCACGGAAGGGGATTGCGGCATGAATGCAGCAACCCCGGGCTAGAAGATGATGCCCCTTTGGGGCAACACACCCATAGGGCGTGAGTGCGCAACTTTACGTTGGTGGCCAAGGGTAAGGTACAAACCCACAAATCCTCACGACCTGAGAGAGACCGTGAGTGAAC
Above is a window of Gammaproteobacteria bacterium DNA encoding:
- a CDS encoding conserved membrane hypothetical protein (Evidence 4 : Unknown function but conserved in other organisms), with product MADCCSNKACEIDALRYRQSSTLKIVLAINACMFVIELSAGLMASSVALVADSLDMLGDAFVYAFSLYVVARGARMKAVAALFKGGIMTVFGLFVFAQAIYKIIVSQVPVFETIGIVGLLALVMNSLCLTLLWRHRSDDINMNSVWLCSRNDIIANVSVLFAGLGVWLMGSAWPDILVGFALAVLFIKSAWFVLHRAFVELRTIDGHNPQQQPSVQKIKIPLFRIPRTGPPA